Proteins from a single region of Runella sp. SP2:
- a CDS encoding glycoside hydrolase family 3 N-terminal domain-containing protein, protein MKRLLFLFFLAFLLVKTSFAQQTTPPFLQNPNQRWVDSVFNSLTADERIAQLIMVAAHGYPNNPSRVIIDTTFTNPRVVAKYIRDYKVGGVIFFQGGPVQQAQLTNYYQSISKVPLLVAMDSEWGLAMRLDSSVRFPYQMTMGAIQGNDELIYKMGKLLAAQKRRLGVHINFAPSVDVNNNANNPVINFRSFGENPQKVYEKSYAYMKGMQDGGILSSLKHFPGHGDTGVDSHYDLPVIPHNRARLDSVELYPFRKLIEQGADGIMMAHLAIPVLDTAKNVPSTLSKPIVTGLLRDQLKFNGLIYSDAMNMKGLTKYFPNGLGDAKGLEAGMDVLEFSPNVPAAIAEIKKAVAEGRISQAEIDARVKKVLAAKAWVGLDKFTPIKTQNLIEDINDKQSELINRQLTENSLTVLKNNDNVLPIKDLDKVSIASISLTDAPAITTVTKDGVIALGTRNETAFTGELTTFQKTLSLYTNIDHYVIHPKTPDSIQGSIRAALKSYDIVLVGAHLNNIRPGTNYGITPTTAAWVKELAANGNSVITVFGNVYALNKLQDIGKSKGLVMAYQLTPFTEELSAQLIFGAIPAKGKLPVSVNTQFPYGAGIETPAIGRLKYTIPEEVGLDSKWLSFKIDSIANNAIALKAAPSMVVQLAKDGKVFYRKSYSPPTPNGGELVAPPLGVGGLYDFASVTKIAASTLALAKLHSEGKFNLDGTMKDYLPFLKKSNKADLVWRQVLTHQAGLKAFINFWRDCRKPNGKWKPRTFRWGKEAHGAYTVQITDSLWLHKKYHNKLFASLKNSALNEKKEYVYSDLSFMLYPQVVKNLTGVEFEDYLKSNVYQKIGASSLTFNPLRFNKLSQIAPTERDTFFRQTLVHGRVHDEAAAMLNGVSGHAGLFGNANDLMKVTQLFLQKGSYGGESFISEKTMDEFTRYQFPESRRGIGFDKPSRVYNGNAPKSASPQSYGHTGFTGIMIWNDPAYNLNYVFLSNRVYPTRDNNKLSSLNVRTAIMQVVYDGLGIK, encoded by the coding sequence ATGAAACGCCTGCTGTTCCTATTCTTTCTTGCTTTTTTATTGGTAAAAACCAGTTTCGCGCAACAAACTACCCCACCCTTTCTCCAAAACCCCAATCAACGTTGGGTTGACTCGGTATTCAATAGCCTTACCGCCGACGAACGCATTGCACAACTCATCATGGTCGCGGCGCACGGATACCCCAACAACCCAAGCCGTGTGATTATTGATACGACTTTTACCAACCCGCGTGTGGTAGCAAAGTATATTAGAGATTACAAAGTAGGGGGAGTAATCTTCTTCCAAGGTGGGCCAGTTCAGCAAGCACAGTTGACGAACTATTATCAGTCGATTTCGAAAGTACCGTTGTTGGTCGCTATGGACTCGGAGTGGGGACTCGCCATGCGCCTCGACAGTTCGGTACGTTTTCCATACCAAATGACGATGGGGGCGATTCAGGGCAACGACGAGCTGATTTATAAAATGGGAAAACTCCTCGCCGCCCAAAAACGCCGCTTGGGAGTACACATCAATTTTGCACCTTCGGTCGATGTCAATAACAACGCCAACAACCCTGTCATTAACTTCCGTTCGTTTGGCGAAAACCCACAGAAAGTTTACGAAAAAAGCTACGCCTACATGAAGGGAATGCAAGACGGAGGCATTTTGAGTTCGCTCAAGCACTTTCCTGGACACGGCGATACGGGCGTGGACTCACACTACGACCTGCCCGTTATTCCTCATAACCGCGCCCGCCTCGACTCGGTGGAGCTATATCCATTTCGTAAATTGATTGAACAAGGTGCCGACGGAATCATGATGGCACACTTGGCCATTCCAGTATTAGATACGGCCAAAAACGTACCTTCTACGCTTTCAAAACCCATCGTAACAGGGTTGCTCCGCGACCAACTCAAGTTCAACGGCCTGATTTATTCGGACGCCATGAACATGAAAGGGCTTACGAAGTATTTTCCGAACGGCTTAGGCGATGCCAAAGGATTGGAAGCAGGCATGGATGTGCTGGAATTTAGCCCCAATGTCCCTGCGGCCATTGCGGAAATCAAAAAAGCCGTGGCCGAAGGACGTATTTCTCAAGCGGAAATTGACGCACGGGTAAAAAAAGTATTGGCCGCAAAAGCATGGGTAGGACTCGACAAGTTTACCCCCATTAAAACCCAAAACCTGATTGAAGACATCAACGATAAACAATCAGAACTTATCAATCGCCAATTGACCGAAAATTCCCTGACCGTCCTCAAAAACAACGATAACGTCCTCCCTATCAAAGATTTAGACAAAGTAAGTATTGCTTCTATTTCATTGACCGACGCACCCGCCATTACCACCGTTACGAAAGATGGGGTCATTGCCCTTGGTACGCGCAACGAAACGGCTTTTACGGGAGAATTGACCACGTTCCAAAAAACGCTGTCGCTTTATACCAACATCGACCATTACGTTATTCACCCAAAAACGCCTGACAGCATTCAAGGTAGCATTCGGGCGGCGCTCAAAAGCTACGACATTGTACTGGTAGGGGCGCATTTGAACAACATTCGCCCAGGTACCAACTACGGCATTACGCCCACCACCGCAGCTTGGGTAAAAGAACTTGCGGCCAACGGCAATTCGGTCATCACGGTATTTGGAAATGTCTATGCACTCAACAAACTGCAAGACATTGGCAAGTCCAAAGGTTTGGTAATGGCCTATCAGTTGACGCCATTTACGGAAGAATTGTCGGCCCAATTGATATTCGGCGCTATTCCTGCCAAAGGAAAACTTCCCGTATCGGTCAATACCCAATTTCCGTACGGAGCAGGTATCGAAACGCCTGCCATCGGTCGGCTAAAATACACCATTCCAGAGGAAGTGGGCTTGGATAGCAAGTGGCTTTCTTTCAAAATTGACTCCATTGCCAACAATGCCATCGCGTTGAAGGCGGCGCCGAGTATGGTGGTACAATTGGCCAAAGACGGCAAAGTATTTTATCGGAAAAGTTACAGCCCCCCAACCCCCAATGGGGGAGAATTAGTAGCTCCCCCATTGGGGGTTGGGGGGCTATATGATTTTGCTTCTGTTACCAAAATTGCTGCCTCTACCCTTGCATTGGCCAAATTGCACAGCGAAGGTAAGTTCAACTTGGACGGGACAATGAAAGATTACTTACCGTTCTTGAAAAAATCGAACAAAGCTGATTTGGTTTGGCGACAAGTGCTTACCCACCAAGCTGGGCTAAAAGCGTTTATAAACTTCTGGCGCGATTGCCGCAAGCCAAATGGCAAATGGAAGCCTCGGACGTTCCGCTGGGGTAAAGAAGCCCACGGCGCTTATACGGTACAGATTACGGACAGCCTTTGGTTACATAAAAAATACCATAATAAGCTGTTTGCCTCGCTCAAAAACTCAGCCCTCAACGAGAAAAAAGAGTACGTGTATTCCGACTTGTCGTTTATGCTTTATCCGCAAGTGGTGAAGAACCTCACGGGAGTCGAATTTGAGGATTATTTGAAGTCGAATGTTTATCAGAAAATCGGTGCCAGTAGCCTTACATTCAACCCACTTCGCTTCAACAAACTAAGTCAAATTGCTCCGACGGAACGGGATACATTTTTCCGCCAAACGCTGGTTCACGGGCGCGTACACGACGAAGCAGCCGCCATGTTGAATGGCGTAAGTGGTCACGCAGGCTTGTTTGGCAATGCCAATGATTTGATGAAAGTAACACAGTTGTTCCTCCAAAAAGGCAGCTACGGTGGCGAATCGTTCATTTCAGAAAAAACAATGGATGAATTTACGCGCTATCAATTCCCAGAATCACGCCGAGGAATTGGTTTTGACAAGCCTAGCCGCGTTTACAACGGCAATGCGCCCAAAAGCGCCAGTCCGCAAAGCTACGGGCATACAGGTTTCACAGGCATTATGATTTGGAACGACCCTGCTTACAACCTCAATTACGTATTTTTGTCAAACCGCGTTTATCCAACGCGTGACAACAACAAACTATCCTCCCTCAACGTCCGTACGGCCATCATGCAAGTAGTGTATGATGGATTAGGAATAAAGTAA
- a CDS encoding TrkH family potassium uptake protein: MALRRLYHRYQRFKIKLLHSLHNFFEQFSFYVGLVTAVVMAYDLGFRHVSKPVFFSSVYLLFLSTFTVAFILRTLLFPSKSNLSNALRLLLIIVLLFVCGYKFNHLKHAFAPHSWMNVGSLAICGFLLLFDVSRKVLSLYSQRFNPALSFILSFLLLALVGAGLLMLPRATVHGLSFVDALFTSVSAVCVTGLSTVDVAVEFTRLGKIILLLLIQLGGLGMLSFTSFFGYLYQGGFSIENQLFLKDIATSDRIGDVFRTLLKIILITLGIELVGAIFIYFMLDDNALFLTNGQRFRFALFHSVSAFCNAGFSTVPNGLLNDFLRNSAGFQWIIIVLVVFGGIGFSIIDDLYLFLKHYLRQLYYLFRYKEKIHHLSRLLSINTRLVLFMTVALIGFGTLSFWWSEARGILLLQNSFFDKLTTSVFAAVTPRTAGFASFDMGQISPATVLVLLLLMWIGASPGSTGGGIKTTTFAVALLNVFSLAQGKEHVEMFRRRIPTESVRRAFAVMTLSLLIIGPAILVITVLEPEKPLIGVAFECFSAFSTAGLSLNLTPFFGEETKIVLILLMFIGRIGTFTLLMAFFRRTKAMKYQYPNENVFIN, from the coding sequence ATGGCTTTACGTCGTCTTTACCACCGCTATCAGCGTTTTAAGATAAAGTTGCTCCATTCATTGCATAATTTTTTTGAGCAATTTTCTTTTTACGTGGGGCTTGTTACAGCCGTTGTAATGGCCTATGACCTGGGATTTCGGCATGTCTCTAAGCCCGTTTTTTTTTCGAGTGTCTATTTGCTTTTTCTGAGCACTTTTACGGTTGCTTTTATCCTTCGTACGTTGCTGTTCCCGAGTAAAAGTAACCTGAGCAACGCGTTGCGGCTGCTCTTGATTATCGTGCTGTTATTTGTTTGTGGTTATAAATTTAATCACCTCAAACATGCCTTTGCACCGCATTCGTGGATGAACGTGGGCAGCTTGGCTATTTGTGGATTTTTGTTGCTTTTTGACGTTTCACGTAAAGTCCTTTCGCTTTACTCCCAACGCTTCAATCCCGCGCTTTCATTCATCCTTAGCTTCTTATTGTTGGCATTGGTAGGGGCGGGGTTACTTATGCTGCCTCGGGCTACGGTTCATGGCCTTAGCTTTGTTGATGCGCTGTTTACGTCGGTAAGTGCAGTATGCGTGACGGGGCTATCGACGGTGGATGTGGCTGTAGAATTTACCCGTTTGGGTAAGATTATATTGCTACTATTGATTCAACTGGGTGGGTTGGGGATGCTGTCATTTACCAGTTTCTTTGGGTATCTTTACCAAGGTGGTTTTTCGATTGAAAATCAGTTGTTTCTAAAAGATATTGCCACTTCCGACCGTATTGGGGATGTCTTTAGGACTTTGCTGAAAATTATTTTAATTACGCTGGGTATTGAGTTGGTTGGAGCTATTTTTATCTACTTTATGCTCGACGATAATGCCCTTTTTCTTACCAATGGGCAGCGATTTCGCTTTGCTTTGTTTCATAGTGTTTCGGCATTTTGTAATGCAGGTTTTTCTACCGTTCCCAATGGTCTCTTAAATGATTTTTTGCGAAATAGTGCTGGTTTTCAGTGGATTATTATTGTGCTCGTTGTGTTTGGAGGAATTGGGTTTAGCATAATTGATGACCTTTATTTATTCTTGAAACATTACCTTCGTCAGTTGTATTATTTGTTTCGTTACAAAGAAAAAATACATCATTTATCGCGCTTGCTTAGTATTAATACCCGTTTGGTTTTGTTTATGACAGTGGCATTGATTGGCTTTGGAACCTTGTCTTTTTGGTGGAGTGAAGCCAGAGGGATACTGCTGTTACAAAATAGTTTTTTTGATAAACTCACTACGTCAGTCTTTGCGGCAGTGACGCCTCGAACGGCAGGGTTTGCCTCCTTCGATATGGGACAAATCTCGCCAGCAACGGTGTTAGTGTTGTTGTTACTAATGTGGATTGGGGCATCTCCTGGCTCAACAGGTGGCGGTATCAAGACAACTACTTTTGCGGTGGCGTTGCTAAATGTATTTAGTTTAGCTCAAGGGAAAGAACATGTAGAAATGTTTAGACGTCGAATTCCGACGGAGTCAGTACGAAGGGCATTTGCGGTGATGACACTCTCGTTGCTAATCATAGGGCCAGCTATTTTGGTTATCACCGTTTTAGAGCCAGAAAAACCGCTTATTGGGGTCGCATTTGAGTGCTTTTCCGCTTTCAGTACGGCTGGTTTGAGCCTGAATCTTACCCCGTTTTTTGGGGAAGAAACTAAAATAGTGCTGATTCTCCTTATGTTTATTGGAAGAATTGGGACATTTACGCTACTCATGGCATTTTTCCGAAGAACCAAAGCGATGAAGTATCAGTACCCCAACGAAAACGTTTTTATAAACTAG
- a CDS encoding TrkA family potassium uptake protein, whose protein sequence is MKFFVVGLGNFGSTLSIRLTDMGHEVIGADISLNKVESLKNRITHTVCMDCTDATNLHTVPLKEMDVVVVAIGEDFAASVLITALLKQQNVKKLIGRAFNDVHRTVIEALGVDEILFPEEDAAERVAKKLTLPLVDNSVQICDNSSMMELSIPQKFYYQKLSETELAQAKELKVVAYVQVKNEKSLWGNTRKIKKLNLDIDAETELRPGDRLIIIGNVKELKKILNR, encoded by the coding sequence ATGAAGTTTTTTGTAGTAGGTCTTGGAAATTTTGGCTCTACCCTCAGCATTCGGCTTACCGACATGGGGCACGAGGTGATTGGGGCCGATATTAGCCTCAATAAAGTCGAATCCCTCAAAAATAGAATTACGCATACCGTTTGTATGGATTGTACCGACGCAACCAACCTTCACACTGTTCCCCTGAAAGAAATGGACGTGGTAGTGGTGGCGATTGGGGAAGACTTTGCGGCTTCGGTACTGATTACGGCGTTGCTGAAACAACAAAATGTGAAAAAGCTCATCGGTAGAGCTTTCAACGATGTGCATCGAACGGTGATTGAAGCCTTGGGCGTGGACGAAATTCTTTTTCCCGAAGAAGACGCCGCCGAACGAGTTGCCAAAAAGTTAACTCTGCCTTTGGTCGATAACTCCGTGCAGATTTGTGATAATTCGTCGATGATGGAATTGTCGATTCCCCAAAAGTTTTATTACCAAAAATTATCCGAAACGGAGCTGGCGCAGGCCAAAGAGCTAAAAGTAGTAGCGTACGTGCAGGTTAAAAATGAAAAAAGCCTCTGGGGAAATACCCGAAAAATTAAAAAACTCAACCTAGATATTGATGCCGAAACCGAACTGAGGCCAGGAGATCGCCTGATTATTATCGGGAATGTGAAGGAGTTGAAGAAAATTTTAAATCGCTGA
- the pckA gene encoding phosphoenolpyruvate carboxykinase (ATP) has translation MTAILERALVDTEEVRDSLGLQRVNKFHFNLPPATLVEQALLNGEGHLTDTGALMADTGEFTGRSPQDRYIVNDEKTLHSVWWSDINTPFDALKFDALHKKMLDFLEGKTVYVRQGYVCDHPDYRLNLTVVNTWAWHNLFCHNMFLRPSQEELSQFESEFTIINIPEFKADPFVDGTRSENFAILNLTKNVILIGGTGYAGEMKKGVFSVLNYKLPHERGTLSMHCSANVGKEGDTAVFFGLSGTGKTTLSADPNRSLIGDDEHGWTGDTVFNFEGGCYAKVINLTQEREPEIFNAIRFGTIVENTRFHEGTRTVDYTNSSVTQNTRTAYPIDYIPNIMQPSRGDAPKNIFFLATDSFGVLPPISKLTTGQAMYHFISGYTAKIAGTEMGIKEPQATFSACFGAAFLPLHPTRYADLLGKKINQHQVNVWLINTGWTGGGYGEGERMKLAYTRAMITAVLKGDLEAVNYVKHPIFGFEMPETCPNVPSELLNPRATWKDAVAYDHAALHLADLFRSNFAKYSDYASPQILAGAPLA, from the coding sequence ATGACTGCAATTTTGGAACGCGCCCTCGTCGATACCGAAGAGGTTCGCGACTCGTTAGGATTACAACGGGTCAACAAATTTCATTTCAATTTACCGCCAGCGACGTTGGTCGAACAGGCGCTCCTCAACGGCGAAGGCCACCTTACTGACACAGGGGCATTGATGGCCGATACGGGCGAGTTTACGGGACGCTCGCCGCAAGACCGCTACATCGTCAACGACGAAAAAACGTTACACTCGGTCTGGTGGAGCGACATCAATACCCCGTTTGATGCCCTAAAGTTTGATGCTTTACACAAAAAAATGCTGGACTTTTTGGAGGGTAAAACGGTGTATGTTCGTCAAGGCTACGTCTGCGATCACCCCGATTATCGTCTCAATCTGACTGTGGTCAACACCTGGGCGTGGCACAATTTGTTTTGCCATAACATGTTTTTGCGCCCTTCTCAGGAAGAATTGAGCCAGTTTGAGTCAGAGTTTACCATTATCAATATCCCCGAATTTAAAGCCGACCCCTTCGTTGACGGAACCCGCAGCGAAAATTTTGCCATTCTAAACCTGACCAAAAATGTGATTTTGATTGGGGGAACGGGCTACGCGGGTGAAATGAAAAAAGGGGTGTTTTCGGTGCTAAACTACAAATTGCCCCACGAACGCGGCACGTTGTCGATGCACTGCTCGGCCAACGTCGGCAAAGAAGGCGATACTGCTGTTTTCTTTGGCTTGTCGGGGACGGGAAAAACCACTTTATCGGCCGACCCCAACCGCTCGTTAATTGGGGACGATGAGCACGGCTGGACGGGTGACACAGTGTTTAATTTTGAAGGTGGGTGTTATGCCAAAGTCATTAACCTGACCCAAGAGCGCGAACCTGAGATTTTTAACGCGATTCGTTTTGGGACGATTGTCGAAAATACCCGCTTTCACGAAGGAACGCGCACCGTTGATTATACCAATAGCTCGGTGACGCAAAATACCCGCACTGCGTACCCCATTGACTACATCCCAAATATCATGCAGCCGTCGCGGGGAGACGCGCCTAAGAACATCTTTTTCTTGGCTACCGATTCGTTTGGCGTACTGCCACCGATTTCAAAACTGACGACAGGTCAGGCCATGTATCACTTTATTTCGGGATATACTGCCAAAATAGCAGGCACCGAAATGGGCATCAAAGAACCGCAAGCTACTTTTTCGGCTTGTTTTGGAGCGGCTTTTTTACCGCTTCATCCAACACGTTATGCTGATTTGTTGGGAAAAAAAATTAACCAACACCAAGTAAACGTTTGGCTGATTAACACGGGCTGGACGGGCGGTGGCTATGGCGAAGGTGAGCGGATGAAACTGGCCTATACGCGGGCGATGATAACGGCGGTATTAAAAGGCGATTTGGAAGCGGTAAACTACGTAAAACACCCGATTTTTGGCTTTGAAATGCCCGAAACGTGCCCAAATGTGCCTAGCGAATTGCTTAACCCACGTGCGACTTGGAAAGATGCCGTAGCTTATGACCACGCCGCTTTGCACCTTGCTGATTTGTTCCGTAGCAACTTTGCCAAATACAGTGATTATGCAAGTCCGCAAATCTTAGCGGGTGCGCCGTTGGCCTAA
- a CDS encoding serine protease, with the protein MFVKAIERVSEFTRPIHIITRLYNQAEIRPGAATLFFINENGDAITCKHVADLIVNVGAIQQHYARFMAEYRKILREPQHDYLRQRLEDQFNMKLGTVIGQKFDFINCFESLSQIHVTYHPKYDLALLRFEGTGQKFFQRPAEFVADGSSAKPGKSLCRLGYPFAEYTNFRYNSDLDDIEWVRTHNQVTPSFPIDGIVTRYIADESGTPFAIEMSTPGLVGQSGGPLFDTEGTVYGMQQSTRHLHMGFDMVNHDVWVGGTHRAKISNHPFLHVGVCISADIIKEFLRQHNVKFYTKKAFRENLN; encoded by the coding sequence ATGTTTGTAAAAGCCATCGAACGCGTTAGTGAGTTTACTCGACCTATTCATATTATCACCCGTTTATACAACCAAGCCGAAATCAGACCAGGCGCGGCGACCTTATTTTTTATCAATGAAAATGGCGATGCCATCACTTGCAAGCACGTAGCCGACTTGATTGTCAACGTGGGAGCTATCCAGCAGCACTATGCACGTTTTATGGCTGAGTACCGTAAAATTTTACGCGAGCCTCAGCACGACTATTTGCGGCAACGATTGGAAGACCAGTTTAATATGAAGTTGGGGACGGTCATTGGGCAAAAATTCGATTTTATCAATTGCTTTGAAAGTCTCTCTCAAATCCACGTTACGTATCACCCAAAATACGATTTAGCACTTTTGCGTTTTGAAGGAACGGGGCAAAAGTTTTTTCAACGTCCTGCCGAATTTGTTGCCGATGGATCTAGTGCGAAGCCTGGAAAGTCATTGTGCCGCTTGGGGTATCCGTTTGCCGAATACACCAACTTTCGCTATAATTCAGATTTGGACGACATTGAGTGGGTGCGAACCCATAACCAAGTTACCCCTTCGTTTCCCATTGATGGAATTGTTACCCGATATATTGCCGACGAGTCAGGAACTCCTTTTGCGATTGAAATGAGTACCCCAGGATTGGTAGGACAAAGCGGTGGCCCGTTGTTTGATACCGAAGGAACTGTTTACGGAATGCAACAATCGACTCGCCACTTGCACATGGGGTTTGACATGGTCAATCACGACGTTTGGGTAGGGGGAACCCACCGCGCCAAGATTTCTAACCACCCCTTTTTGCACGTAGGCGTTTGCATTAGCGCCGACATCATCAAGGAGTTTCTTCGCCAACATAATGTGAAGTTTTACACGAAAAAAGCCTTTAGGGAAAATTTGAATTAG
- a CDS encoding SDR family oxidoreductase has translation MSKVILITGASTGIGRTTAEYLTKLGHRVYGTSRKPFNEVVSFQTVVMDVTDDASVQNAIAHVLQREQQIDILINNAGLGIIGALEEVPEEMIQRVFDTNVWGLLRVCRAVLPAMRQRRSGLIINVGSIAGRMGLPFRGIYSASKASVEILTETLSIELKPFGIEACSVLPGDVRTNINANRLVAHSPSNSPYRAYVDDMNAKVKAEVSEAAEPMYIAQTIEKIINAKSPNIYYVAGPFLQRASLWLKRFLPSRIFEYLLRENYGMK, from the coding sequence ATGTCTAAAGTTATTCTCATTACTGGAGCTTCGACGGGAATAGGTCGCACTACCGCCGAGTACTTAACAAAACTAGGGCATCGCGTGTATGGCACTAGCCGAAAACCCTTCAACGAGGTCGTTTCTTTTCAAACGGTTGTGATGGACGTCACCGACGATGCTTCGGTGCAAAACGCCATCGCCCACGTTCTGCAACGTGAACAGCAAATCGACATCCTCATCAACAATGCGGGCTTGGGAATTATTGGCGCCCTTGAAGAGGTTCCCGAAGAAATGATTCAACGGGTTTTTGACACCAACGTCTGGGGACTTTTGCGGGTTTGCCGCGCCGTGTTGCCCGCCATGCGCCAACGCCGCAGTGGACTTATCATCAACGTAGGCTCCATTGCAGGTCGCATGGGCTTACCTTTTCGGGGCATCTATAGTGCGAGCAAAGCATCGGTAGAAATCCTGACCGAAACCCTCAGCATCGAACTCAAACCTTTTGGTATTGAAGCGTGTAGCGTATTGCCTGGCGACGTCCGCACCAACATCAACGCCAACCGTTTGGTGGCGCATAGCCCTTCCAATTCGCCTTACCGCGCTTACGTGGACGACATGAATGCCAAGGTAAAGGCTGAAGTAAGCGAAGCCGCCGAACCGATGTACATTGCCCAAACGATTGAGAAAATTATCAACGCCAAGTCGCCCAATATTTATTACGTAGCAGGGCCATTCCTCCAGCGCGCTTCGTTATGGCTCAAGCGCTTCCTTCCAAGCCGCATTTTTGAATACTTGCTTCGCGAAAATTATGGAATGAAATGA